From the genome of Grus americana isolate bGruAme1 chromosome 9, bGruAme1.mat, whole genome shotgun sequence, one region includes:
- the TMEM44 gene encoding LOW QUALITY PROTEIN: transmembrane protein 44 (The sequence of the model RefSeq protein was modified relative to this genomic sequence to represent the inferred CDS: inserted 2 bases in 1 codon; substituted 2 bases at 2 genomic stop codons), which translates to MVPAARGGTPCPGTLGASQAGDTGRGGSGSAAWPSACLAGEPGCMSWGLWMLATLCWIAARSLLFCRCPGQGWRQVSILCLLYSFLGHICNAVGALLACQLALQILMGTYMAVAALVCFLLALFPPCLPESQKTAGLPRWRRRWRLRDGLLALTLPLSVGAGRSLLALSPQPSWELLQGARQRLLGVVFEAVMEGFPCLXCFFSISQDNREVLGFVLGLLSALVALTARIPVLSRSCRGKPCQWRQLWATLCSAAARVLYTAVIVTHNQQPVHILRALPWPLITLGLAALDTALLFLACVAKSHMVPEVPNAGALLAGXGEEDDKGAEEEAENXAPLNMFPKPNSGPRMVATSCCLDLMIRLVQQTGHSVARLPGDAQTGAAPPVPLQPPACPLLSTLHAGVSLSSSSDAGSINSELEWDFEDVMVQWTRPSPAPKPCSMLCPGTFRQPAAPPQCSEHPSTQPSKQ; encoded by the exons ATGGTGCCAGCAGCCCGTGGTGGCACTCCCTGCCCAGGGACGCTTGGAGCCAGCCAGGCAGGGGACACCGGCCGTGGGGGCAgtggctctgctgcctggccATCAGCTTGCTTGGCTGGGGAGCCGGGCTGCATGTCCTGGGGCCTCTGGATGCTGGCCACACTGTGCTGGATTGCTGCCCGCTCACT GCTGTTCTGCCGGtgcccggggcagggctggcggcAAGTGTCCATCCTCTGCCTCCTGTACAGCTTCCTGGGCCACATCTGCAATGCAGTCGGAGCGCTGCTTGCCTGCCAGCTTGCATTGCAG ATCCTCATGGGCACCTACATGGCTGTGGCTGCTCTTGTCTGCTTTCTTCTTGCCCTCTTTCCCCCATGCCTGCCTGAGTCCCAGAAGACAGCAG GTCTGCCCCGATGGAGAAGGAGGTGGCGGCTGCGGGACGGCCTGCTAGCCCTCACCCTGCCCCTGTCCGTGGGTGCTGGCAGGTCTCTGCTGGCActcagcccccagccctcctgggaGCTGCTCCAGGGAGCCCGGCAGAGGCTGCTTGGGGTGGTGTTTGAG GCTGTGATGGAGGGGTTCCCCTGCCT CTGTTTCTTCTCCATCTCTCAGGACAACAGGGAAGTGCTGGGATTTGTCCTGGGGCTGCTCTCTGCCCTCGTTGCTCTCACAGCCAGGATACCTGTGCTCTCCAGATCA TGCAGGGGGAAGCCATGCCAGTGGAGGCAGTTGTGGGCCACCCTCTGCTCGGCCGCAGCCCGCGTCCTCTACACAGCAGTGATTGTCACCCACAACCAGCAGCCTGTGCACATCCTGAGGgccctgccctggcccctgATCACCCTGGGCTTGGCTGCGCTGGACACAGCT CTCCTGTTCCTTGCCTGCGTGGCCAAGAGCCATATGGTCCCAGAGGTCCCCAATGCCGGGGCTCTCCTGGCTGGATAGGGAGAGGAAGATGACAAGGGAGcagaagagg AGGCTGAAAACTAGGCTCCACTTAACATGTTTCCAAAACCTAACTCTGGGCCCAGGATGGTGGCAACCAGCTGCTGCCTAGACCTGATGATCAGGCTGGTGCAGCAG ACTGGTCACAGTGTGGCGAGGCTGCCAGGGGATGCACAGACGGGTGCAGCcccccctgtgccactgcagccccctgcctgtcccctgctCTCCACCCTGCATGCTGGGGTCTCCTTATCCAGCTCCTCGGATGCTGGCTCCATCAACTCGGAGCTTGAG tgGGACTTTGAAGACGTGATGGTGCAGTGGACCcggcccagccctgctcctaaGCCTTGTTCCATGCTTTGCCCAGGCACCTTCAGACAACCTGCAGCCCCTCCGCAATGCTCTGAGCACCCATCCACCCAGCCGAGCAAGCAGTAA